Proteins from a genomic interval of Musa acuminata AAA Group cultivar baxijiao chromosome BXJ1-9, Cavendish_Baxijiao_AAA, whole genome shotgun sequence:
- the LOC135592926 gene encoding putative disease resistance protein RGA1: MDFVGVGKMMVGEWFAGYFVDKLLNMVSSHFADNRDLLVGVEEKLKDLQARLPRIQAVINAAEGRPIRDAALANWMRELKDAAYEADDILDEFEYRELHDQLQDRSKVSALAASALRFLKNLFVSDDDLKRLMNLLGDLDKICLDINNKKLELDEYKAKQNNETRETSSFTQEVVFGRDKERDKILHLLLSTGAEPDFGDKGAGSSSHPSLGVLPIVGIGGVGKTSLAQLIYNDQRIAHHFEFRKWVYVSHDSSVKKISRELESNLAIDSRPREISLDTQLGKLMDATRNKRFLFVLDDVWDETGSKWRELRSVLTSGARGSFILVTTQSPLVAEIMGTIDPIKLDVLEEEDYWRLFEHCAIGDKELDPELRRKLQSLGHQISKKLHGLPLAGKALGSLLRSKLEEEYWKTILESEWWEHDFVLDNILPSLGLSYQHLSSNLKQCFAYTSIFPKGHIFEKERLVHMWIAQGFIQPRIHRGRMTLEDIGSQIFDELTSRYFFLSTVTNGYVMHDLIRDLAVYVSLDECCVVNDEPAKIPPTVRHITLRAAKLVPPGEVCKFQKLRTLIFYHDYNCEEFLSSEGKSSEELYEFLKEILENMKNLRVLDVSYSHMGIKKVPDAICDLSHLRYLDVSCTKIRQLPGSFSKICHLQVLNLKWCRFKKLPEGMNRLIKLRHLYADAETISLIDGIGKLTDLQGLEEFHVTRKRGHQIGELKELRNLRKRLVIKNLDNVGSKEEAMEVKLNDKVHLNEITFDGQGDMKTDILDGLEPHYNLKNLSIQRYGGTNYPSWLEKNQYVTNLESICLDTCARWVNLPPLGQLPFLKDLSIRMMPSIRRIGIEFYGNAAQIFPSLKCLKFLLLKEWVEWSDVDGRPILPRLLDLRIEDGQKLTRMPVLPLSSMTALRLQMCGDIGNALPEYMLSLTSLVSLDLVDYLHRTSVCLSNLRALKHLSLYQCPELSLINGFQSLVNLKILTVEKCPKLIKPSSQREQRYVEQDLRSLSSVTIEESILNNVWVTLGRIPSLQGLRINYSSLAYFEMDQEEWFQQLTSVKLLHLMDCPNLQKLPDLEIFSSLENLTIGYCPNVQSMPENGLPILLKELHIWECTKLRDRCKKDDGPDWPKIAHVPYIIVDSKIIQML, from the coding sequence ATGGATTTTGTGGGCGTGGGCAAGATGATGGTTGGAGAATGGTTCGCCGGTTACTTTGTGGACAAGCTGCTTAACATGGTCTCCTCCCATTTTGCCGACAACCGCGATCTGCTCGTGGGCGTTGAAGAGAAGCTCAAGGACTTGCAGGCCAGACTTCCTCGAATCCAAGCTGTGATCAACGCAGCCGAGGGCAGGCCGATCAGAGACGCAGCGCTGGCCAATTGGATGAGGGAGCTCAAAGATGCTGCTTACGAGGCGGACGACATATTGGATGAGTTCGAGTACAGAGAGCTTCATGACCAGCTGCAAGACAGGAGCAAGGTGAGTGCCCTCGCGGCCTCGGCTCTTAGATTTCTCAAGAACTTATTCGTGTCGGATGATGACCTCAAGAGGTTGATGAATCTCTTGGGGGATCTCGACAAAATTTGTCTAGACATCAACAACAAGAAACTAGAGCTGGATGAGTACAAAGCGAAGCAGAACAATGAAACAAGGGAGACCAGTTCGTTCACCCAGGAAGTGGTGTTTGGGAGAGACAAAGAGAGGGACAAGATATTACACCTGTTATTGAGCACAGGAGCAGAACCCGATTTTGGCGACAAGGGGGCTGGGAGCAGCAGCCATCCCAGCCTCGGTGTGCTTCCGATTGTAGGCATTGGGGGAGTGGGGAAGACAAGTCTAGCACAGCTTATTTACAACGACCAAAGGATTGCTCATCATTTTGAGTTCAGAAAGTGGGTGTACGTCTCTCATGATTCTAGCGTAAAAAAGATCTCGAGAGAGTTGGAATCTAATCTGGCTATTGATTCTCGCCCTCGAGAGATTAGTTTAGATACACAGCTTGGGAAACTCATGGATGCAACTAGAAACAAGAGGTTCTTGTTCGTGCTCGACGATGTATGGGATGAAACAGGAAGCAAGTGGAGAGAATTACGAAGCGTCTTAACCTCAGGGGCCAGAGGAAGCTTCATATTAGTAACAACTCAAAGTCCATTAGTTGCAGAGATTATGGGGACCATCGACCCAATCAAATTAGATGTTTTGGAGGAAGAAGACTATTGGAGACTCTTTGAACATTGTGCAATAGGTGATAAGGAGCTTGACCCAGAGTTAAGAAGAAAGTTGCAATCGCTTGGCCATCAAATCTCAAAAAAGCTACATGGGTTACCCTTAGCAGGGAAGGCACTAGGAAGTCTTTTACGGTCCAAATTAGAAGAGGAATATTGGAAAACAATCTTAGAAAGTGAATGGTGGGAACATGATTTTGTTTTGGATAACATCCTTCCATCTCTGGGGCTGAGCTATCAACATCTGAGCTCAAACCTGAAACAATGCTTTGCTTACACTTCTATATTCCCCAAGGGCCACATTTTTGAGAAAGAACGGTTGGTCCATATGTGGATTGCTCAAGGTTTTATCCAACCCAGAATTCACCGAGGAAGAATGACCCTGGAGGATATTGGGAGTCAGATTTTTGACGAACTAACCAGCAGATACTTCTTTCTGAGTACAGTGACTAATGGATATGTGATGCATGATCTGATCAGAGACTTGGCAGTGTATGTTTCCCTGGATGAGTGTTGTGTGGTTAATGATGAACCTGCCAAAATTCCACCAACTGTTCGCCACATAACTCTAAGGGCTGCTAAACTGGTTCCTCCTGGAGAAGTATGTAAATTTCAAAAACTGCGAACacttatattttatcatgattataattgtGAAGAATTTCTCAGCTCAGAAGGAAAAAGTTCTGAAGAACTTTATGAATTTCTAAAAGAAATTTTGGAAAATATGAAGAATCTGCGAGTGTTAGACGTCTCATACAGCCACATGGGGATAAAGAAGGTACCAGATGCAATCTGTGATCTATCGCATCTTCGATATTTAGACGTCTCATGCACCAAGATCCGGCAGCTGCCAGGATCATTTTCAAAAATTTGCCATTTGCAAGTGCTGAATCTGAAGTGGTGCCGCTTTAAAAAACTACCAGAAGGAATGAATAGGCTAATCAAATTGCGACACCTCTATGCCGATGCTGAAACAATTTCTCTGATCGATGGGATTGGGAAATTGACTGACCTTCAAGGATTAGAAGAATTCCATGTTACAAGGAAAAGAGGCCACCAAATAGGAGAATTGAAGGAACTAAGAAATCTCCGAAAACGGTTAGTCATTAAAAATCTTGATAATGTTGGATCTAAGGAGGAGGCAATGGAGGTAAAATTAAATGACAAGGTGCACCTTAACGAGATTACGTTTGACGGCCAGGGTGATATGAAGACAGACATACTTGATGGCTTAGAACCACATTACAATCTCAAAAACCTTAGCATCCAACGTTACGGAGGTACAAATTATCCAAGTTGGTTGGAGAAGAATCAGTATGTCACCAATCTGGAGTCTATTTGTCTTGATACTTGTGCCAGGTGGGTAAATCTCCCTCCTCTTGGACAGCTTCCATTTCTCAAGGATTTATCAATTAGGATGATGCCTTCAATAAGACGAATTGGAATTGAATTCTATGGAAATGCTGCTCAGATCTTTCCATCATTGAAGTGTCTAAAATTTCTGCTCTTGAAGGAATGGGTGGAGTGGTCTGATGTAGATGGGCGGCCAATTCTTCCACGCCTTCTTGATCTCAGAATAGAGGATGGCCAGAAGCTGACAAGAATGCCCGTTCTCCCTTTGAGCTCAATGACTGCTCTTAGACTTCAGATGTGTGGTGACATTGGCAATGCACTACCGGAGTATATGCTCAGCTTGACGTCTCTTGTAAGTTTAGATTTGGTTGATTATCTACACAGAACATCTGTTTGTCTGTCTAACCTGAGAGCCCTCAAGCATCTGTCCCTGTATCAGTGCCCAGAGTTGAGTTTAATTAATGGATTTCAGTCCCTTGTTAACCTGAAAATTTTAACAGTTGAAAAATGTCCGAAGCTAATTAAACCCTCCTCACAGCGAGAGCAACGATACGTTGAGCAGGATTTAAGATCTCTCTCTAGTGTTACGATTGAAGAAAGCATCCTCAATAATGTGTGGGTCACACTGGGAAGGATTCCCTCTTTGCAAGGTCTACGAATTAATTATTCTAGTCTTGCTTACTTTGAAATGGATCAAGAGGAGTGGTTTCAGCAACTAACGTCCGTAAAGCTGCTTCATTTGATGGATTGTCCGAATCTTCAAAAGCTTCCTGATTTGGAAATATTTTCCTCCTTGGAGAACTTAACCATCGGTTACTGTCCCAATGTTCAGTCAATGCCAGAGAATGGCCTACCAATCTTGCTTAAAGAACTTCATATCTGGGAGTGCACAAAATTGAGAGATCGGTGCAAAAAGGATGATGGGCCGGACTGGCCAAAGATTGCACATGTTCCATACATAATTGTCGATAGTAAAATCATACAGATGCTGTAA